In the Tepidimicrobium xylanilyticum genome, one interval contains:
- a CDS encoding alpha/beta hydrolase — translation MDKIRKSLRKSYFVVNKIYLFLIFLLLSIEDISLGFYYFLISSFIYLLKVFRSKVPIEVDREFEVKTFVYKKTVNKELKLDLYLPYKAGNKNPLVFFCHGGGWISGFRNQPNNVSWCKFLASKGLAVVSIDYRYGYKNTMEDILSDYTDALNYVKANHNQLSIDKDRIVLMGLSAGGHLSLLYSTYHTNKMNEKEMEGIKGVVAYYPPTNLNHIFTSENKSIFAKFAAMQTLKGRPVDNKAIYDYYSPITWVSPSMVPCLIVHGKLDNVVPFNSSSMFVKALKDNKVKHIFLVHKKGGHSFDTRFKDIGTVTILERTVGFIRKAVNM, via the coding sequence ATGGACAAAATTAGAAAGAGTTTAAGAAAATCTTATTTTGTAGTCAATAAGATATATTTGTTCTTAATTTTTCTTCTTCTTTCTATAGAAGATATAAGCTTAGGTTTTTATTATTTTTTAATCTCTTCATTTATATACCTGTTGAAAGTTTTTAGGTCTAAGGTTCCCATAGAGGTTGATAGGGAATTTGAAGTTAAAACTTTCGTCTATAAAAAGACTGTTAATAAAGAACTCAAATTAGACCTTTACCTCCCTTATAAGGCTGGCAATAAAAATCCGTTAGTCTTCTTCTGTCATGGAGGCGGTTGGATTTCAGGCTTTAGGAACCAACCTAATAACGTATCTTGGTGTAAATTTCTTGCTTCTAAAGGGTTAGCTGTTGTAAGTATCGACTATAGATATGGATATAAAAATACCATGGAGGATATATTGTCCGATTATACTGATGCACTGAACTATGTGAAAGCAAATCACAATCAGCTTTCTATTGATAAGGATAGAATAGTTTTAATGGGATTGTCTGCAGGAGGTCACCTTTCTTTACTATATTCTACTTATCATACCAATAAAATGAATGAAAAAGAGATGGAAGGAATTAAGGGAGTAGTGGCCTACTACCCTCCTACAAATTTAAACCACATATTCACCTCTGAAAACAAGTCTATATTTGCAAAATTTGCAGCAATGCAAACTTTAAAGGGAAGGCCTGTTGACAATAAAGCGATTTATGATTACTATTCTCCCATTACTTGGGTAAGTCCGAGTATGGTCCCCTGCTTAATAGTCCATGGGAAGTTGGATAATGTGGTACCATTCAATTCCTCTTCAATGTTTGTTAAGGCTTTAAAAGACAATAAAGTTAAGCATATTTTTCTAGTTCATAAAAAAGGTGGACATTCCTTCGACACTAGATTTAAGGATATTGGGACAGTTACAATATTGGAAAGAACTGTAGGCTTTATTAGAAAGGCTGTGAATATGTAG
- a CDS encoding glycerol-3-phosphate responsive antiterminator, which yields MRNLYDRIMSNPIIAAIKDLDQLEDVLNSPCELIFLLTGNIFNLKEIANRIKQKGKSLYIAIDLIDGFSKDTWGLEYIIKNIHPDGIITAKENLVKLSKDLGAFTILRLYITDSKTLESGIMSIKSTRPHAVEILPGIMPKVIERVYRSTNIPIIASGLIMDEEDVVNSLNSGAIAVSSSNKDIWYI from the coding sequence TTGAGAAATTTGTATGATCGAATAATGTCTAATCCAATTATAGCTGCAATAAAAGACTTAGACCAATTAGAAGACGTTCTAAACTCTCCTTGTGAATTAATATTTTTATTGACTGGGAATATTTTCAATTTAAAGGAGATAGCTAATAGAATAAAACAAAAAGGCAAAAGCCTTTATATTGCCATAGATTTAATAGACGGATTTTCCAAAGATACCTGGGGATTAGAATATATCATTAAAAACATACATCCAGATGGAATAATAACTGCAAAGGAGAATTTAGTGAAGCTTAGCAAAGATTTAGGCGCTTTTACCATCTTAAGATTATATATAACAGATTCTAAAACTTTAGAGTCTGGAATAATGTCTATTAAATCGACACGACCTCATGCAGTAGAAATTCTACCTGGAATTATGCCAAAAGTCATAGAAAGAGTATATAGAAGTACAAATATTCCTATTATTGCTAGTGGGCTCATTATGGATGAAGAAGATGTTGTTAATAGTCTAAATTCAGGAGCTATAGCCGTATCCAGTAGCAATAAAGATATATGGTATATTTAA
- a CDS encoding VanW family protein — protein sequence MSKDKISTFLANLAMLLALESYTPEKTDVEAIKEEGIEIKIDEAKPEEIQIDVPNTSGRVNNLPWINDEKFLQAQRQNNANVLMAAFCSVLVDPLPGEEYNVKLASESVKGIVIPPQEIFSQNEQIGPYTKDRGYKMGASFAGPNIVQSEGGGVCKIASTLYNVAILSDLEIIERHNHSMPVNYVPYGQDATVAYGSKDFKFKNNKDFPILIWSELVGHRLYIGFYGQKKPPKVEWHHNIIDKVKAPVHYEVNKYLSEGEEKVILKGIDGATVESTVIIKYEDGTTVTKNLGISRYLPLPYVIEVNR from the coding sequence ATGTCTAAGGATAAAATATCAACCTTTCTAGCTAATTTAGCCATGCTACTTGCCTTAGAATCCTATACACCTGAAAAAACGGATGTGGAAGCTATAAAAGAGGAGGGTATCGAAATAAAAATCGACGAAGCTAAACCAGAAGAAATTCAGATAGATGTGCCCAATACATCTGGCAGGGTTAACAACCTCCCTTGGATTAATGATGAAAAATTCTTACAGGCTCAGAGACAAAACAATGCTAATGTATTGATGGCAGCTTTCTGTTCAGTCTTAGTAGATCCATTACCTGGAGAAGAATACAATGTAAAATTAGCATCAGAATCGGTGAAGGGGATAGTGATTCCTCCACAAGAGATATTTTCTCAGAATGAACAAATCGGACCCTATACCAAAGATAGAGGATATAAAATGGGAGCCTCCTTTGCAGGACCAAATATCGTTCAGTCGGAAGGTGGAGGGGTATGTAAAATTGCATCCACATTATATAACGTAGCAATACTAAGCGATTTAGAAATCATTGAAAGACATAATCATTCTATGCCTGTTAATTATGTCCCCTATGGTCAGGATGCTACGGTAGCATATGGAAGTAAGGATTTTAAATTTAAGAATAATAAGGATTTCCCTATATTAATATGGTCTGAGCTAGTAGGGCATAGACTATATATCGGGTTTTATGGTCAGAAAAAGCCCCCTAAGGTAGAATGGCATCACAATATTATAGATAAGGTTAAAGCTCCTGTTCATTATGAAGTCAACAAGTATTTGTCAGAAGGAGAGGAAAAGGTAATTCTTAAAGGAATAGACGGAGCTACTGTAGAATCCACGGTAATCATAAAATACGAAGATGGCACTACAGTAACTAAGAATCTGGGAATTAGTAGGTACCTCCCTTTACCCTATGTAATAGAAGTTAATAGATAG
- a CDS encoding D-alanine--D-alanine ligase family protein — protein sequence MKIAIVTDKSRMDFIPSEEGFKEDEQKRKTLEELSSILSRKYDCISLIADDNIINQLKAENVDLVFNLCNGIKGDSKLAQLPALLEYACIPYTGSSILGHTLAINKVYSSKIFKANDIPIPDFVPIYNIDQLENLSMKFPILIKPNDEGSSRGIHQDSLVFDMDSLIKKVSEELEIYNPPIMLTKYIEGREFSVGIIGNGEDLMVLPIQELDLSNLPENFNKFYSFEVKAYLKDRTIYHIPARLTDEEKKLLENTAIKAFKALGLRDYARVDIILKDGIPHVLEVNSLPGLMKGKSSLYRMAEATDLGYEGLVLKIVETAIKRYQFENNTFDGPRIVNI from the coding sequence TTGAAAATTGCAATTGTAACAGATAAATCCAGAATGGATTTTATACCATCGGAAGAAGGTTTTAAGGAAGATGAACAGAAGAGAAAAACCTTAGAAGAACTAAGTTCAATCCTTTCTCGTAAATATGATTGCATCTCCTTAATTGCCGATGACAATATAATTAACCAGCTGAAAGCTGAGAATGTAGACCTAGTCTTTAATCTGTGTAATGGAATAAAAGGAGATAGTAAACTTGCCCAATTACCCGCTCTTCTAGAATATGCCTGTATACCTTACACCGGTTCTTCTATACTAGGTCATACTCTTGCCATAAATAAAGTTTACTCATCAAAGATTTTCAAGGCAAATGATATACCTATACCCGACTTCGTTCCAATCTACAATATTGATCAACTTGAGAACTTAAGTATGAAGTTTCCAATTCTGATAAAGCCTAACGATGAAGGCTCCAGTAGGGGGATTCATCAAGATAGCTTGGTATTCGACATGGATAGCCTAATTAAAAAGGTTTCTGAAGAGTTGGAAATATATAACCCACCTATTATGTTGACTAAGTATATTGAAGGAAGAGAATTTTCTGTAGGCATTATTGGGAATGGAGAAGATTTAATGGTATTGCCCATTCAAGAATTAGACCTTTCTAATCTTCCTGAGAATTTCAATAAATTCTACAGTTTCGAAGTTAAGGCTTATTTAAAAGATAGGACTATATACCATATTCCAGCTAGACTAACCGATGAAGAAAAAAAACTTTTGGAAAACACCGCGATAAAAGCTTTTAAAGCTTTAGGCTTAAGAGATTATGCTAGAGTGGATATTATACTAAAGGATGGCATTCCTCATGTATTGGAAGTAAACTCACTTCCTGGACTTATGAAAGGCAAAAGCTCTTTATATAGGATGGCTGAAGCTACCGACTTGGGATATGAGGGTTTAGTATTAAAGATAGTAGAAACTGCCATTAAAAGATATCAGTTTGAAAACAACACCTTTGATGGCCCAAGGATAGTCAATATTTAA